One genomic window of Pyxidicoccus trucidator includes the following:
- a CDS encoding (2Fe-2S)-binding protein, whose product MPAYQFILNGQTVSVEAPADLPLLWALRDLLGVTGPKYGCGVGVCGACTSHLDGEAFRPCIQPVSGVAGTQVTTIEGLGGPGLHPVQQAWIAEDVAQCGFCQPGQIMAAVSLLRKNLDPTDADIDAAMSDNVCRCGTYVRIRAAIKRAARVLREKAEGGTDTR is encoded by the coding sequence ATGGCCAGACGGTGTCGGTGGAAGCGCCCGCGGACCTTCCGCTGCTCTGGGCGCTGAGAGACCTGCTGGGCGTGACAGGCCCGAAGTACGGCTGCGGCGTGGGCGTGTGCGGCGCCTGCACCAGCCACCTGGATGGCGAGGCCTTCCGCCCCTGCATCCAGCCCGTCAGCGGCGTGGCGGGCACCCAGGTCACCACGATTGAGGGCCTGGGCGGTCCGGGGCTCCATCCCGTGCAGCAGGCGTGGATTGCCGAAGACGTCGCGCAGTGCGGCTTCTGCCAGCCCGGGCAGATCATGGCCGCCGTCTCACTCCTCCGGAAGAACCTCGACCCGACCGATGCCGACATCGACGCGGCCATGAGCGACAACGTCTGCCGGTGCGGCACCTACGTGCGCATCCGGGCCGCCATCAAACGGGCAGCCCGTGTGCTCCGGGAAAAAGCCGAGGGTGGTACGGACACTCGCTGA